ATCGTCCAGGGCCTTGAGCGCATCAGGATTGACGTGTGGACGGCGACCAGCCCGTACCTGAAGGCGCGGGTGTCGGTGGCGCCGGACATCGTGGAGCCCGAATCGGTGGAAACCGAGGCGCTGCGCCGCACGCTGTTGCAGGTGGCGCGGGAGGTCATCAACCTGATGCCCAACCTGCCCAAGGAAGTGGCGCTGTTCCTGGAGCAACTGGAGAACCCGCGCCATCTGACCTACATGATCGCGGCCAACACGCGCATGGACATGAAGGACATGCAGCAGTTGTTGGAACTGGACCGCCTGAACGACAAGATGCGGCGGCTCATCTCGCATCTCACGCGCGAGAGGGAACTGCTGTCGCTGGGCCAGAAGATCACCGAGGACGCGCAGGAGGAGATGACCAAGCAGCAGCGCGAGTATTTCCTGCGCCAGCAACTGGAGGCGATCCGCCGCGAACTGGGCGAGACCGATGAGGCGGTGGCCGAGGCCGAGGAGTACCGCAAGAAGATTGAGGCGGCGGGCCTTCCCGAAGAAGCGTACAAGGAGGCCATGCGCGAACTCAAGCGCCTGGAGAAGATGCCGCCTCAGGCCGCGGAATACTCGGTCATCAAGACGTATCTGGACTGGCTGGTGGAACTGCCCTGGTCCAAGTTGAGCGAGGACAACCTGGACATAGAGAACGCGCGCCGCGTGCTGGATGAGGACCACTACGACTTGCAGGAGGTCAAGGATCGCATTCTGGAGTACCTGGCGGTGCGCAAACTCGTAGCCGAGCGCGGGGTTGTCCCCGACGAGGCCGAGAAGGCCGACGCGTCGGAGGCGATGGGCGCCATCCTGTGCTTCGTGGGGCCGCCTGGCGTCGGCAAGACGAGCCTGGGCCGGTCCATCGCCCGCGCGCTGGGGCGGCAGTTCACCCGCATGAGCCTGGGCGGGATGCGCGACGAGGCCGAGATTCGCGGGCACCGTCGCACCTACATTGGCGCCATGCCGGGCCGTATCATCCAGGCCATCAAGCGCGCCGGCACGCGCAACCCGGTCTTCATGCTGGACGAGGTGGACAAGATCGGCATGGACTGGCGGGGCGACCCGTCCAGCGCGCTGCTGGAGGTGCTGGACCCGCAGCAGAACCATGCGTTCCGCGATCATTACCTGGACGTGGATTTTGACCTGAGCGATGTCATCTTCATCACGACGGCCAACCTGCTGGATCCGATTCCGGAGCCGCTGCGCGACCGCATGGAGATCATCCGGCTGGACGGCTACACCGAGTACGAGAAGGTGCGCATCGCCGAGCAGTTCCTGATCCCGCGCCAGCAGAAAGTGAACGGCCTGCGCGAAGGCGAAGTGCGGTTCACCGAGGAGGCCATCAAGACCATCATCCGCGACTACACGCGGGAGGCTGGCGTGCGCAATCTGGAGCGCGAGATCGGCAGCGTGTGCCGCAAGGTGGCGGTGGAAGTGGCCGGCGGCAAGATCACCGACGGGATTGAGATCACGCCGGAGCGCGTGCGCGAGTACCTGGGCAAGCCCAAGTACTTCTCGGATGCGGCCGAGCGCACCGAAATCCCCGGCGTGGCGACGGGCCTGGCGTGGACGCCCGTGGGCGGCGATGTGCTGTTCATTGAGGCCACGAAGATGCCCGGCAAAGGCGGCCTGACGCTGACCGGCCAGTTGGGCGACGTGATGAAGGAGTCGGCGCAGATCGCCTACAGTTACGTGCAGGCGAAGGCCCACGAACTGGGGATTGA
This window of the Chloroflexota bacterium genome carries:
- the lon gene encoding endopeptidase La, yielding MLATLKGLEDQAQGLLAKIPEELPILPLRNTVALPFAMIPLAVGIPRSVRLVEDALAGNHLIGLMAMKEPEIEEPLPGQIYEVGTVAYIHRVIRGDDGDLQVIVQGLERIRIDVWTATSPYLKARVSVAPDIVEPESVETEALRRTLLQVAREVINLMPNLPKEVALFLEQLENPRHLTYMIAANTRMDMKDMQQLLELDRLNDKMRRLISHLTRERELLSLGQKITEDAQEEMTKQQREYFLRQQLEAIRRELGETDEAVAEAEEYRKKIEAAGLPEEAYKEAMRELKRLEKMPPQAAEYSVIKTYLDWLVELPWSKLSEDNLDIENARRVLDEDHYDLQEVKDRILEYLAVRKLVAERGVVPDEAEKADASEAMGAILCFVGPPGVGKTSLGRSIARALGRQFTRMSLGGMRDEAEIRGHRRTYIGAMPGRIIQAIKRAGTRNPVFMLDEVDKIGMDWRGDPSSALLEVLDPQQNHAFRDHYLDVDFDLSDVIFITTANLLDPIPEPLRDRMEIIRLDGYTEYEKVRIAEQFLIPRQQKVNGLREGEVRFTEEAIKTIIRDYTREAGVRNLEREIGSVCRKVAVEVAGGKITDGIEITPERVREYLGKPKYFSDAAERTEIPGVATGLAWTPVGGDVLFIEATKMPGKGGLTLTGQLGDVMKESAQIAYSYVQAKAHELGIDSSLFEKSNLHIHVPAGAVPKDGPSAGVAMITAITSLLTNRPVRADVGMTGEITLRGQVLPIGGVKQKVLAAHRAGLKVVILPKRNEADLDDIPEDVRKELEFVLVERVDELLKAALRPPKEQPEAEPEAEPEVVPEAI